Part of the Candidatus Eisenbacteria bacterium genome, CGGGAGCGGCTTCGGCCCACCCAGGCCATGACCGAGGCCATCACCACGAGCCACAGCGCCCACTGCAATACGGGAATCCACCACGGGCGCGTCATCGCGGTCCTACTTCGTTCGCAATACGCTGAACAGGCTCGAGTAGTCGTCGGTCCAGAGCGGCGCCGTGCCTGGCTCCAGCCGCTCCCAGCGGTCGTCCGTCGCGATCGACCCCACGTCCTCCGGCCGCCGCGCCACCACCGCATACAGGGAAGGCAGCAGACCTTGCGCCATCTGCTCCGCCTTCATGCGGCCGGAGCTGCGCACCCAGCCCTGCATGCCGGCGTCGGCCGCCAGGCGCGCCACGACAGGAGCCAGCTCGAAGTACTGGTTCGAGATGTGGAACACGAGCACGCCACGCTCGGTGAGCTTCTTCTGGTAGAGCGCCAGCGCTTCGCGGGTCAGCAGATGAACCGGGATCGCGTCCGAGCTGTACGCGTCGAGGATGATGAGGTCGAACCTCTCCTGCGACTCGGCCAAGGAGAGCCGCGCATCGCCGAGGATCACCTCCATGTCGGCAGGTGCTTTCGAGAGATAACCGAAGTAGCGCGGGTCGCCGGCGATGCGTCGCACGTCCGGATCGATCTCGAAGAACCGCCAGCGCTGGCCCGGCTGCGCGTAGGCCGCGAGCCCGCCGGCTCCGAGCCCAGCCACCGCGACCGAGCGAATCCGTGAAGGCCCGAGGGCCTCGAACACGTCTCCGATCGGTCCGCTTCGCCCGTAGTAGCCCAGCGGGTCGTCGCTGCGCGCCGGCAGGTAGCGCTGCACTCCGTGGAGCGTGGTCCCGTGGTAGAGCGAGTGGAGGCCCCGCACCGGGTCGGCGAGCACGCGGTGCATGCCGAAGAAGCTTCGCGCTTCGATCAGCTTGTGAGCTCCGACCGCGACCTCGATCGGATTGGAGATCAGCACGATGCCGATCGCCATCCCGAAGCGCAGCGGACGGCGTGAGAGCCGCAGCAGCGGGAAGCTGAGGAGCGCGGCCGTCATCACGATCAGCAGGCGGTTGGGCTCGCCGCCGGTCCAGCGGCTGATCATGACCACCAGCACGGGGGTGACTCCGATCGCCACGGGGAGCACGAAGTCCAGCACGCGCACGCGCCGCGTGACCGGCCCATGGCTGCGCGCCGGAGCCAGCATGCAGGCGAGGCCGATGACCAGCGGGTACTCGATCACCGAGCGGAAGGCGAGCGGCGCGATGATGGCGTTGAAGACTCCGCCGAGCGCGCCGCCCAGAGCGAGCCACAGGTAGAAGCCGGTCAGATGCTCGGTCGAGGGGCGGTCCTTGGCCAGCTCGCCATGACAGACCATGGCCGCCATGAAGAGCACGGCGAGGTGCAGCGTGATGATCGGCACGATCGGATGAGCGGGCCGCCCGAGCATCACCACCATCAGAGGCAGGACCAGGAGCGGCAGCGCGCGCACGCACCATGCGTGCGGAAGCAGCGGGCGGCGCGCGAACACCAGCACGAACGACAGCAGATAGACCGCGAGCGGGATCACCCACAGCAGCGGCACCGAAGCGATGTCGGTGGTGATGTGCGTGGTCGCTCCCATCATCAGGCTCGATGGCGCGAACGCGAGCAGGGCCCATCGCAGACGGCGGCCGAGGCTCAGGCGGGTCGCCCCCGCGGAGGCGGGCTCCGCGGCCGATGCCGTGGCCGCCTCGGTGGCGGTGAAGCGCCGGGCCGCGACCGCGCAGCCCACGACCAGCGCCGCCAGTGCCGCGAATCCCCACGACCACCATCTCGATTGCTGAGCCAGCGTGAGCCGGGGTTCGATCAGCAGCGGGTACGCCAGCAGACCGAGGAAGCTGCCGAAGTTGCTGGCGGCATAGAGCCAGTAGGGATCACGAGCCCAGCGATGCGGGGTCGCCGCGAGCCACTTCTGCAGCAACGGTCCGGTGGTCGAGACCGCCATGAAGGGCAGACCGACCGACGCCACCATCAAGAGCAGCAGCCACCCGAGCGGTTGTCCGCTGGCCGGAGGCGCCCCCATGGCACGAAGCGCGATCGGAAGACAGGCGAAGGCCGCAACCAGCAGCCCGAGATGAAGGATGACCTGATGGCGAGGCCTCAGCCGGGTGGTCGCGCCGTGGACGTAGCCGTAGGCCAGCAGGAGCGCGACCTGATAGAAGACGAGCGCGGTGTTCCACACCGCCGGCGAGCCGCCGAGGAGCGGGAGCACCATCCTCGCGAACATCGGCTCGAGGATGAACATGAGCGCGGCGCTCTGGAGCACCGCCGCGAGGAAGAGCAGGGGCATCGATTGCGACCTCGGCGCCCGGGTGAAGAGGCCGGAGGACGGTCCAGCCGAACGAGCAAGGCGAGTTGCCAGCCCGGGCGCGTGCGGGGTGAAGCCTAACGAGCGTTACGCGTCTTCGCGTTCGACGACTTGCGCACCCACCACGCGATGCCGAGGACCACAACGGGAAGCAGCCACAGAACCTTCATGATTTTCACCTCCTTGGGGTGATCCCCGGGTCGGTCAATCGCCGGCCGCGAGGGCTTTGAGCAACTGGATCCCGGCCGGGCCGAGAATCGTCACCAGCAGCGCCGGGAAGATGAGGAAGACGAGCGGGAACGCGAGCTTGATGCTGGCCTTGCGCGCCATCTGCTCGGCGCGCTGACGGCGCCGCGTGCGCATGGAGTCGGCATGCGCGCGGAGCGATGCCGCGATGCTGGTTCCGAGCTTGTCGGTCTGGATCAGCATGGCGACGAGCGAGTACACGTCCTCGACTCCGGTGCGCTCGGCCAGGTTGCGCAGCGCGTCGCTGCGCGAAACGCCGGTCTGCATCTCCTGATTGACGAGCGCCAGTTCGTCGGACAGCGCCGTGCTCGCCAGCCGGATCTCGAGGCCGACGCGCTGGATGGCTGCGCCGAGACCGAGCCCGGCCTCCACGCACACCACCATGAGGTCGAGCGCGTCGGGAAGCGCGGACATGATCTCCATGTGCCGGCCACCCTGGCGGATCGCGATATAGAAGGTGGGCAGATAGAAGCCCACGAAGCCGAGGAGGACGGAGACACCCATCACGTTTCCGATCGGCTTGCCGAGTCCGTAGCCGACCGCCATCCAGACGATCGGCAGCACCACGGCGCACACCACCTTGCTGCCCAGGAACACCAGCACCGAGTCCTCGCGGCGGAAGCCCGCGCGGATCAAACCGGTGCGCATCGCGTCGGTGCCGTCCTTGGCCGGCATGAAGCCGCCGAGCTGCGCGATGAGCTTGGCGAGCAGCGGCGGCCGGCGGGCGTACGAGGGCAGCGTGTTCTGGCTCTGCAGCCTGAGCTCGCGCAACCGCAGCGTCACCGGGTTCCGCTCGGTGACCGTCGTCTGATACACGGCCAGGGCCGCGGCGGTGACCGCCGCGAAGATCAGGAGCGTCATGACGAGGAGCATGGCTTAGACCCTAATGTTCACGATCTTGCGAATGACCAGGGCGCCCAGGAGCTGCATGAACCCCGCGAAGTACAGGGCGGCGCGGCCGGCTTCGTTTTCGATCATGGGTTTGAAGTAGTCGGGGGTCATCACGAACATGAACACGCTGATGCCGGTCGGCAGAGCGAGCAGGATCATGCCGGTCAACCGGCCCTGCGCGGTGAAGGTCTTGATGTCGCCGAGGATGCGGAAGCGGTCGCGGATGAGCTTCGAGGTGTTCTCGAGGATCTCCGCCAGGTTGCCGCCCGTGTCACGCTGCAGGATGACGGCGGTCACGAAGAAGCGCAGGTCCAGTGAATCCACGCGGCGCGTGAGGTTGAACATGGTCTCGCGGAAGTCGAGGCCCAGCGACTGCTCCTCGACGCAGACCGCGAACTCACTGCGAACCGGCTCGGGGGACTCCTCGGCGACGATCGACATGGCTGCCGAGAAGCTGAGGCCGGCGCGCAGCGCACTGACCAGCAGGTCGAGGGAGTCCGGGAACTCCTCCGAGAACGACTTCATCCGCTGGCCCTTCTTCCACTTCACATACAGGTAGGGCAGCGGGGCGGCGGCCGCCATGAAGAGCAGCGCCGGCGCCACGCGGTGCATGAGCAGGATGCCGAGGAAGTACCCGCCCATGCCGCAGCCCACGATGTAGAGGATCAGCGCTCCGACCCGCATGTTGAGGCCGGCCTGATACAGCAACAGCTCGAGCCGCTGTCCCAGGTTGACCTTGCGGAGCGCCTTGTCCATCCACTGGAACGAGCTGTAGCTGGTATCCCGAACCGCCTGGACCTTGGCTTTGCTCTTGCCGCGGGTCGAAATGCCCTCGAGGCGCTTCTGGAGCTGGCGGGCTCCTTCCCCTCCGCGGTGGGTGACCAGTGCAATGGCGCCGGTCATCACCGCGAGGAAGATCAGGATGCTGAACCACAGGATCACGAAACTCTCCCTTCCTTAGGAGCGACGCCCGCGCTCGAAGATCTCGTTGGGAACCTGGACGCCGGCGAGCCGGATGCGGTCCACGCAGCGAGGCATGATGCCGGTGGCCTCGAAGTGGCCCTTCACCTTGCCCGCGCTGTCCAGGCCGGTCTGAGAGAAGCGGAAGACTTCCTGCATGGTCACGACCGTGCCTTCCATGCCCATCAGCTCCGACACCGCGAGGATGCGGCGCGTGCCGTCGGCCAGTCGCGAGACGTGGACGATCAGCTCGAGCGCCGAAGCGATCTGCTCGCGGATCGCTTTCTCGTGGAGCTGGTGTCCGGCCATCAGGACCAGGTTCTCGATGCGGTGCAGCGCGTCGCGGGGACCGTTGCTGTGGATGGTGGTCATCGAGCCGTCGTGACCGGTGTTCATGGCCTGGAGCATGTCCAGCACCTCGTCACCGCGGACCTCGCCCACCACGATACGGTCGGGCCGCATACGCAGCGCGTTCCTCACCAGGTCGCGCTGGTTGATCATGCCCTTGCCTTCGATGTTCGGCGGACGAGTCTCGAGGCGCACCACGTGCGGCTGCTGGAGCTGGAGCTCGGCCGAGTCCTCGATCGTCAGGATGCGCTCCTCGTTGGGGATGTAGCGCGACATGATGTTGAGGAGCGTGGTCTTGCCGGAGCCGGTGCCGCCCGTGATCAGCATGTTGAGGCGCGCGCGACAGGCGCCGGTCAGGAACTGCGCGATCTCGGGCGACATGCTGCCCAGCTCGAGCAGGTCCTCGATCGACAACGCCCGGCGGCGGAAGCGGCGGATCGAGAGGATCGGGCCGTCCAGCGCGGCAGGCGGAATGATGGCGTTGACGCGGGATCCGTCCGGCAGTCGCGCGTCGACCAGCGGCGTGGACTCGTCGATGCGGCGCCCGACGCGCGAGATGATGCGGTCGATGATGTGCCGGAGATGAGCTTCGTCACGGAAGCTCACCGAGGTCAGCTCGAGACGGCCGAGACGCTCGACATAGACCTGGCGATGCGTGTTGACCAGGATGTCGCTGATCTCCTCGTCGAGGAGCAGGGGCGTGATCGGACCGAGGTCGAAGGTGTCGTGCAACAGCTCGGTAATGAGCCGCTCTTCGTCTCCGCGGGTGAGCCGGATCTCGGACTCGACCAACAGGCGGCGCGCGAGATGCTCCACCTGCGCGCGACGCTGGTTCTCGTCCAGGCCTTCGAGCAGGTTGAGGTCGAGCTTGCCGATCAGCTCGCGATGGAGCTGCTTCTTGATCACCTGGTAGCGGTCGGGCTCGGCTTCAGGAGCCCGGTTGGCAAGCAGCGGAGCCGCGGCGTTGCCGCCGTTCGATCGGCCGAGACGATGGCGGAGGTTCATGACACGTTATCCCTTTCCGAAGAAACGCAGCCGCCCCGGCCGTTTGGCCGGAACCGCCTCGACAGGAGCTTCGATGCTTTCCGACGGCACCAGCTTGCGCGCCAGCGCCGTGATGTCACGGCCGGCACGGCTATCCGCGTGGCCGCCGCACAGCGGCTTGCCCACGTTGATGGCCATGCTCACCGCCGCCCAGTCGTTGGTGACGCTCCCGAACACCGACATGCCGAGCGTCTCCTCCATCTGAGGGAGCGCGATCGCGCTCTGGTCGCTGCGGCGGTTCACCACCAGGCGAACCCGATCCGGCGACACCATGAAGTTGAGCTTGTGGAAGATCTCGAGCGACCGGCGCGCCGCCCGCACCGACGGAATGCTGGGCTCGCACACGAGCAGGATGGTGCTGGTGCGATCGAAGATCTCGAGCGTGACGTCGTTGAAGACGTGCGGGCAATCGACCACCACCAGGTCGAAGGTCGAGGACAGGATCTCGAGCACGCTGCCGATCTGGTGCGCCGTGGCGCCTTCGACCTGATCGAGCAGCTCGGGCTGGGACATCACGAACAGTCCCGAGTCGTGCTTGATCAGCGCGTCGTGGACGCTGGCCGAGTCGATCTTGGCCGACGTGAGCACATCGCCGAGTGAACGGGTCGGTGAAAGGCCGAGCATGAACGCCGCGTCGCCCGAGTGGATGTCGAAGTCGGCGAGCGCCACTTCGCGCCCGGTCAGACGCTTGAGGCTGATCGCCAGGTTGGTGGCGATGGTGCTGACGCCGGCTCCGCCCTTGTTGGAGAACACCGTGATGACGCCGCGGGAGCTGCCGCCGCCGGACTTCTTCTGGGCCTGGCGCTGCACCCGCTCCATGGCTTCGCGGAGCGCGCCCCGGTCGAGGGGACGACGAAGGACTTCCTGAGCGCCGGCGCGCAGCGCGCGCAGCAGCGTGTCGGGATCGAAGATGTCGGTCATCAGGAAGATGGCGCAGTCGGGATGCTCGAGCTTGAACTGGCTCGCAGCATGGAGACCGTCATCCACCGGATGCGCCAGCTCCATGATCAGCACCGTCGGACGCACCTGGTGGCCGAGGGCGATTCCGGCGCGCAGGTCGGAGCGCTCGCCGGCGATCTGCACGCCGCCCAGCCCCTCCAGGGCCATCCTCAGCTGTCCGCGCTCGTAGTCGTCCCGGTGGACCAGCACCACCGTCGTCGTCTGGGTCATGTCGTCATCCCTTTTCTAGCGCGTCGCGTCGCGCGGTCTTTCACTGGACCAGTCGAAGGGTGAATATCGTGCCTTCAGTGCCGCCGGGATTGCCCGGAGCGGTGTCGTACATGAACTGACCGAGCATCTCGCCGTTCCCCTTCACCTTTTGCGTGAGGAAGAAGGCGGCAAACGACTTGATTCGCACCACTTTCTTTCCTGAGAGGTCGAAGGACTCCACGATCGGCAAGCGCACGACGCGCTGGCCGTTGCCGGTGTAATCCTGGAAGCAGATGTTCTCGCGCCGATCGGTGTCGGCATCCCAGCGCTGGTCCAGACCTTTGGTGAACGGTCCCGTCTTGACGCCGGGCTCGGTGACCGTGAACGTCTGGCCGACATCGACGCAGCAGCTGTAGCCGTAGGCGGTCTGGCAGCGAATCGCCGCACCACCGCCACCCTGCACGTCGCCGCAATTCCCTTCCTGACATTCGGGGAACTCGAGCAGCTGATAGTTGCCCGACTGCCCGGTGCCCGGATCCACCTTCAAGTTGACCGTGTTGCCACAACTGGGATCGAACCAGCCGGAGTTCGGCGGCTCGACGGGGGCCATCGGGATGAGCCCCTCGCATACGCCGCTGGCGAGCTCGGCTTGCGCGGTGGCGGCCGCCGTGACGGACAACGAGGTGATGCCGAGGACCTGAGCGACGTGCGTCACCATGGAGCCGCCGGCCGTGGGATCGCGGCGAACCACGACCTTGCACTGGTTGGGCTGCGGGAAGGTGACGTCCCCTGCCAGCAGCGTGATGCCGGTGGAGGATTTGACGAACGCCTTGTTCAAGTTTGCGGTCTGCGTCGCCCGCACCAGGGCGGTGTCCTGATTGATGATGCCCGTCTCGGTATCGACGCCCGAAGCGCCCGCCAAGGCCGCGGCGTCCGCGGCACGCTGGAGCTGGGTCCGGGTCGCCATCAGCTTCGAGACGTCGATGCCGATGGCCACGAACCCGAGCAGGAACAGCATGAAGAAGGCGGTATAGATGATGACCACGCCGCGTTCACGCGGGCGGTCCTTGGCGACTTGGCGCTTCGATTGAAACATGACTACCTGTCTTTCTGGTCCGTGGGGAGAGGCGGCAGCGTCGTCTCGGCCTGCTCCACCAGCTCGGGCGACACCACGACGAGCAGGTCGCGCTCGACCTTCTCGGTGTGGCTGTCGCTGAAGAAGAAGCCGAGCAGCGGGATGTAGCCGAGGAACGGAACGCGCCGCACCACCTTGACCTTGTCGGTCTGCTTGAGGCCGCCGATCGCGAGGTGCTCACCGGCCCGCAGATTCACGGTGGTGGACGCCTTGCGCGTAATCAGTGACGGCACCACACCAGCCGTGGTCCGGGCCGTGATGCTGCTGAAGTCCACCTGGCTCATCTCCGGCGCGACCTTCAGCGTGATGCTGTTGTCTTCTTCGACGAACGGCGTGAAGTCGAGCTTCACACCGAATTCCTTCCACTCGATGGTCACGGTGTTCGACTGCGCACCCGTCCCGCTGGCGATCGGCACCGGAATCTCGCCGCCCGACAGGAAGCTCGCCGGCATGCCGCTGCGGGTCACCAGCGTGGGGCTGGCGAGCACGCGCAGGTCGCCGCTCTCTTCCAGGGCGCGCCACGCCACCTCGAGCTTGAGGTCGCCCGCGTTGCGCAGGTATCCGAGGAACCCATCGGTCTCCGGACCGACCGTCAGACCCGGAGGATTGTCGGTGTACGGAGAGATCTTGCTCGTCAACAGGCCGCCGGTGAGGAAGCCGTCGATCCAGGGCCTGTTGCTGTGCCCGGCGCCGAACCAGTCGAAGCCGAGCGACTTGATGGCCTGCCCCGACACCTCGGCCACCCGCACCCGCAAGGACACCTGCTTGTTGTAGTTCGGCGTGAAGACCTCGACGTCGTAGACCTTGTAGCGCGCGCCTTCGCTGTAGACCACCAGCGTCGTGACGCCGGCCGCTTTTCCGTTGACGACCACGGTGCGCGCCGAGCCGACCGCCGCGTCGGCGATCTTGGGCTCGGCGATGGCGACCGTCCGCACTTCGTCGTTGGACGTCACCACCTCGGCACGACCCACCGGAACCCGAAGTCGATCGTGCGTCTGGGCTCGCGCGAGCTGCACCCCCCCCGCGAGCGCGGCCACCATCAGCGCGCCGCCGAACACAGTGCTGACCATCTTCCGTGACATCGTTCCTCCTGATTCGGGTAGGGCCGTCCGAGTGATGAGCTCAGTGCGTGGTGTCGGCGACGGCGGGCGTTTCACTCACATTGGCGCTGCGGATGATGCGGACCTTCTGTGCCGGCTGACGGGCTGCGGCCACCTGCGCCTTGGGCTGCGCCGGCGCCGGGCGGCGTGGGCCCGCGGCGACGCGAACGGGCGGAGCCTGCTTGCCCAGCATCTCGCGGGTCGACAACGAGGCGATCTGAGCCTCTTCCTGGTCCTCGGGGTTACGGAGCACCAGGTGGATCTTGCCTTCGTGGAGCGCCAAGGCCAGCGTCTCGGCGCCATCCGGGCTCACGAGCAACGTGACGGCCTGCACGGTGATCGGCTTGTTGTCCTGCTGCTCGGTCTTCTGGCCGGCGGCCAGCACTTCGGTGTTCTGGAGGACGGTGCGCGTGACGGCGTCTTCGTTCATGTTGCGCGGGTCGACGGTGACCAGGACGTCGACGCGGTCGCCGGGGAGAACGAATCCGGAAACGCCGGAGACCTGATTGACCTCGAGGCTGGCGGCGCGCATGGACGGGCGGACCAGCATCGACAGACCGCCGCCGCGCGAGCTCAGCTTGATGGCGGTGACGGGCTCACGAGCGCCCATGAAGACCTTGGTCGTCTGCCCGACCACGGAGTCCATGCTGGCGTAGGCGCCTTCGGGCACGGCGTCCTTCGGGTAACGGACGATGCGCAGCATCGCGCGATCGAGCTTCACACCGAACGTGAGGTCGGTGGCGGTGACGATGACGTCCCTGTAGTTCGCATTGCTGCGGGCGGTCGACTTGCTGGCCAGCGACGTGAGGCCGAAGTAACCGACCACGGCCGCCGCTGCACCCAGCAGGACCGCGACAACCATGAAGTTCTTACCGTTCGCGCTCACGGGTCGCTTCTCCTCCGAGTGGACTGCTGACTAGGACGTTCCCTCGTTGCGCATCCAGGCATCGCCTGTCAGCGGCATCGGGTTGGTGAAATTGGCTCCAAACAAGTTGAACATTCCCGGGAAGATCCAGTTGAAATCCCCGGTGACCTGGACGTGGACCTGCTTCGAGGGCAGCGCCTCGATGAGCAGGTTGGAGACCGTCACGCCGGACGAATTGGCGACCTGCAGGACGCGGTCGCGAACCAGTGCGCTGTCCGCCGACGTCGTCACCGCTCGCATCCGCACGCCTTCGCGCGCGGCCTGTTCCAGGACGCTGCGCACAAAGAACGCGCGGCCGAAGTCCACGGCCGCAACGGTCAGCAAGAGCAAGAGAGGCAGGACGAGCGTGAATTCGATCAGCGCGGTGCCGCGCTCGGAGTTCTTTCGGGCATTGCGGAAAGCGAGACTCATTGCGCCCCCGTTATCGGCCATCAGGCCTTGACCCATAAGGCCATTGTGCAACCGGCCAGCACGGCCAGCGCGAAAGGGAACCGAATGCCGGTCGTGACCGGCGGCGGTCCGGGAGATGCAGCTCGGGCCAGTGTCCACAGCCCGGCGACGGCGGCGCCCTTGACGGCCGTCCACAACATGCGACGTCGCGCGGCGACGATCACCGAGATCACGCCGCCCGCCACCAACGAAGCGAGCAGCGCGATCGCGGCTTGAGGCCAGGCCAGCCATGCACCGGCGGCGGCCATCAGCTTGACGTCTCCTGCGCCCATCCATCGCATCAACCATCCAGGGATCAGTGCCAGCGCCACCGCGATTCCGGCGAGCGATGCCACGAGGTCTTGGGGTCCGCCGAGTGCGTAGTGGGTCGCGAGACCCAGCAGCATGGCGGGGAACGTGATCTTGTTCGGAATCTTCCGGGTCCGAACGTCCGCCCGGGCAGCGAGCGTCACCAGCACGATGACCGGGACGGCCACCCAGAGCGGAGCGTTCATGGACGTCGGTTGTGCTTAGTTGGCTTCCAGGGCGTCCTTCGCCTTGGTGAACGCACCAACCAGAGCACCCTTGATTCCGAGCGGGTCGGCGATGATCGTCACGAGGGCCACCGCAGCCACGAAGGCCGCCAGCAAGCCGTACTCGATGAGGTCCTCACCGTTTTCGTCACGGACGAAGCTACGGACCAGGTTCATCATGATGGGTCTACTCCTCTGCAGGGGGACCGACATGTCCGGCATACGCCGGGTTGGACGTGCACGGTCGTCGACCGTGCGACGACCTCTAGCCACCTGCACCGCGCTCGAGCCCCGACGTCGTGTCGTGATGTGGGCTTTTTGCTTTCGGCCTCAGGCGCTGGCCTAGGTCAACGCAAGACGCAGGCCAGTCCTGTTTCGCGAATGCACACAGCGTCGCAAGTCCCTTTCGCAAGAACGCGCTGCGATTCCATCGCGACCACCGCGGCCCGCTTGAGGATCGGGCTCTGCATCGTCAAGCGTTGGGAAAGAGTCAACGGCACCAACACCGGCACGGGGTTTTCACCCACACGTGCGCGTGCAGATTGCATTGCGGCGGACTGCAGAGTGAGGTTTTGACCGCTAAAATCGCGGCTGAAACCGGTTCCATCCCCGATGACACCACGCCGAAGAAACGTCGGCGCGACGCAGGGATCCTGGCGTTCGGTTTCCGTCAGCGAGGGTGTCGGCGGCGACGACGGGGTCTAGCCGCCGAGGTAGGCCTTCTTCACGTCCTCGTTCTGGAGGAGCCGCCGTGCCTGGTCTTCGAAGCGGACGTGCCCGGTTTCCAGCACGTAGCCACGGGCGGCGATCGACAACGCGAGGTGGGCATTCTGCTCGACCAGAAGCACCGTGACACCCCGCTCGTTGATCTCTCGAATCGTGCGGATGATCTCGCGCACCAGGATAGGGGCGATGCCGAGCGACGGTTCGTCGAGGAGCAGCAGCCGAGGCCGCGACATCAAGGCGCGTCCGATCGCCAGCATCTGCTGCTCGCCGCCCGAGAGGGTTCCGGCGGTCTGCCGCCGCCGCTCGAGCAGTCGCGGGAACAGCGCGTACATGCCGTCGAAGTCCTCACGGATCCTCGCGCGGTCCTTGCGCCGATAGGCGCCGAGCTCGAGGTTGTCCTGCACCGACAGGTTGGCGAACACCATGCGCCCCTCCGGGGCGTGGGAGATACCGAGTCCCACGATCTCGTGCGGCGGCACCCGGCTGATGTCGCGTCCTTCGAGCTTGATGGCGCCGGCGCGCGGGCGGA contains:
- a CDS encoding pilus assembly protein N-terminal domain-containing protein, translating into MSRKMVSTVFGGALMVAALAGGVQLARAQTHDRLRVPVGRAEVVTSNDEVRTVAIAEPKIADAAVGSARTVVVNGKAAGVTTLVVYSEGARYKVYDVEVFTPNYNKQVSLRVRVAEVSGQAIKSLGFDWFGAGHSNRPWIDGFLTGGLLTSKISPYTDNPPGLTVGPETDGFLGYLRNAGDLKLEVAWRALEESGDLRVLASPTLVTRSGMPASFLSGGEIPVPIASGTGAQSNTVTIEWKEFGVKLDFTPFVEEDNSITLKVAPEMSQVDFSSITARTTAGVVPSLITRKASTTVNLRAGEHLAIGGLKQTDKVKVVRRVPFLGYIPLLGFFFSDSHTEKVERDLLVVVSPELVEQAETTLPPLPTDQKDR
- a CDS encoding pilus assembly protein TadG-related protein — encoded protein: MFQSKRQVAKDRPRERGVVIIYTAFFMLFLLGFVAIGIDVSKLMATRTQLQRAADAAALAGASGVDTETGIINQDTALVRATQTANLNKAFVKSSTGITLLAGDVTFPQPNQCKVVVRRDPTAGGSMVTHVAQVLGITSLSVTAAATAQAELASGVCEGLIPMAPVEPPNSGWFDPSCGNTVNLKVDPGTGQSGNYQLLEFPECQEGNCGDVQGGGGAAIRCQTAYGYSCCVDVGQTFTVTEPGVKTGPFTKGLDQRWDADTDRRENICFQDYTGNGQRVVRLPIVESFDLSGKKVVRIKSFAAFFLTQKVKGNGEMLGQFMYDTAPGNPGGTEGTIFTLRLVQ
- a CDS encoding fused MFS/spermidine synthase, translated to MPLLFLAAVLQSAALMFILEPMFARMVLPLLGGSPAVWNTALVFYQVALLLAYGYVHGATTRLRPRHQVILHLGLLVAAFACLPIALRAMGAPPASGQPLGWLLLLMVASVGLPFMAVSTTGPLLQKWLAATPHRWARDPYWLYAASNFGSFLGLLAYPLLIEPRLTLAQQSRWWSWGFAALAALVVGCAVAARRFTATEAATASAAEPASAGATRLSLGRRLRWALLAFAPSSLMMGATTHITTDIASVPLLWVIPLAVYLLSFVLVFARRPLLPHAWCVRALPLLVLPLMVVMLGRPAHPIVPIITLHLAVLFMAAMVCHGELAKDRPSTEHLTGFYLWLALGGALGGVFNAIIAPLAFRSVIEYPLVIGLACMLAPARSHGPVTRRVRVLDFVLPVAIGVTPVLVVMISRWTGGEPNRLLIVMTAALLSFPLLRLSRRPLRFGMAIGIVLISNPIEVAVGAHKLIEARSFFGMHRVLADPVRGLHSLYHGTTLHGVQRYLPARSDDPLGYYGRSGPIGDVFEALGPSRIRSVAVAGLGAGGLAAYAQPGQRWRFFEIDPDVRRIAGDPRYFGYLSKAPADMEVILGDARLSLAESQERFDLIILDAYSSDAIPVHLLTREALALYQKKLTERGVLVFHISNQYFELAPVVARLAADAGMQGWVRSSGRMKAEQMAQGLLPSLYAVVARRPEDVGSIATDDRWERLEPGTAPLWTDDYSSLFSVLRTK
- a CDS encoding type II secretion system F family protein, with the protein product MLLVMTLLIFAAVTAAALAVYQTTVTERNPVTLRLRELRLQSQNTLPSYARRPPLLAKLIAQLGGFMPAKDGTDAMRTGLIRAGFRREDSVLVFLGSKVVCAVVLPIVWMAVGYGLGKPIGNVMGVSVLLGFVGFYLPTFYIAIRQGGRHMEIMSALPDALDLMVVCVEAGLGLGAAIQRVGLEIRLASTALSDELALVNQEMQTGVSRSDALRNLAERTGVEDVYSLVAMLIQTDKLGTSIAASLRAHADSMRTRRRQRAEQMARKASIKLAFPLVFLIFPALLVTILGPAGIQLLKALAAGD
- a CDS encoding type II secretion system F family protein, which codes for MILWFSILIFLAVMTGAIALVTHRGGEGARQLQKRLEGISTRGKSKAKVQAVRDTSYSSFQWMDKALRKVNLGQRLELLLYQAGLNMRVGALILYIVGCGMGGYFLGILLMHRVAPALLFMAAAAPLPYLYVKWKKGQRMKSFSEEFPDSLDLLVSALRAGLSFSAAMSIVAEESPEPVRSEFAVCVEEQSLGLDFRETMFNLTRRVDSLDLRFFVTAVILQRDTGGNLAEILENTSKLIRDRFRILGDIKTFTAQGRLTGMILLALPTGISVFMFVMTPDYFKPMIENEAGRAALYFAGFMQLLGALVIRKIVNIRV
- the cpaB gene encoding Flp pilus assembly protein CpaB, encoding MSANGKNFMVVAVLLGAAAAVVGYFGLTSLASKSTARSNANYRDVIVTATDLTFGVKLDRAMLRIVRYPKDAVPEGAYASMDSVVGQTTKVFMGAREPVTAIKLSSRGGGLSMLVRPSMRAASLEVNQVSGVSGFVLPGDRVDVLVTVDPRNMNEDAVTRTVLQNTEVLAAGQKTEQQDNKPITVQAVTLLVSPDGAETLALALHEGKIHLVLRNPEDQEEAQIASLSTREMLGKQAPPVRVAAGPRRPAPAQPKAQVAAARQPAQKVRIIRSANVSETPAVADTTH
- a CDS encoding P-loop NTPase; translation: MTQTTTVVLVHRDDYERGQLRMALEGLGGVQIAGERSDLRAGIALGHQVRPTVLIMELAHPVDDGLHAASQFKLEHPDCAIFLMTDIFDPDTLLRALRAGAQEVLRRPLDRGALREAMERVQRQAQKKSGGGSSRGVITVFSNKGGAGVSTIATNLAISLKRLTGREVALADFDIHSGDAAFMLGLSPTRSLGDVLTSAKIDSASVHDALIKHDSGLFVMSQPELLDQVEGATAHQIGSVLEILSSTFDLVVVDCPHVFNDVTLEIFDRTSTILLVCEPSIPSVRAARRSLEIFHKLNFMVSPDRVRLVVNRRSDQSAIALPQMEETLGMSVFGSVTNDWAAVSMAINVGKPLCGGHADSRAGRDITALARKLVPSESIEAPVEAVPAKRPGRLRFFGKG
- a CDS encoding CpaF family protein; its protein translation is MNLRHRLGRSNGGNAAAPLLANRAPEAEPDRYQVIKKQLHRELIGKLDLNLLEGLDENQRRAQVEHLARRLLVESEIRLTRGDEERLITELLHDTFDLGPITPLLLDEEISDILVNTHRQVYVERLGRLELTSVSFRDEAHLRHIIDRIISRVGRRIDESTPLVDARLPDGSRVNAIIPPAALDGPILSIRRFRRRALSIEDLLELGSMSPEIAQFLTGACRARLNMLITGGTGSGKTTLLNIMSRYIPNEERILTIEDSAELQLQQPHVVRLETRPPNIEGKGMINQRDLVRNALRMRPDRIVVGEVRGDEVLDMLQAMNTGHDGSMTTIHSNGPRDALHRIENLVLMAGHQLHEKAIREQIASALELIVHVSRLADGTRRILAVSELMGMEGTVVTMQEVFRFSQTGLDSAGKVKGHFEATGIMPRCVDRIRLAGVQVPNEIFERGRRS